The following are encoded in a window of Mustela nigripes isolate SB6536 chromosome 3, MUSNIG.SB6536, whole genome shotgun sequence genomic DNA:
- the BHLHE22 gene encoding class E basic helix-loop-helix protein 22 — protein MERGLHLGAAAAGEDDLFLHKSLSASTAKRLEAAFRSTPPGMDLSLAPPPRERPASSSSSPLGCFEPADPEGAGLLLPPPGGGGGGAGGGGGGGGVGVPGLLVGSAGVGGDPSLSSLPAGAALCLKYGEGASRGSVAESSGGEQSPDDDSDGRCELVLRAGVGDPRASPGAGGGGAKAAEGCSNAHLHGGASAPPGGPGGGGGGGGGGGSSSSGGGGSGSSSSKKSKEQKALRLNINARERRRMHDLNDALDELRAVIPYAHSPSVRKLSKIATLLLAKNYILMQAQALEEMRRLVAYLNQGQAISAASLPSSAAAAAAAAALHPALGAYEQAAGYPFSAGLPPAASCPEKCALFNSVSSSLCKQCTEKP, from the coding sequence ATGGAGCGCGGGCTGCACCTCGGCGCGGCCGCCGCGGGCGAAGACGACCTCTTTCTACACAAGAGCCTGAGCGCCTCCACCGCCAAGCGCTTGGAGGCGGCTTTCCGCTCCACGCCCCCGGGCATGGACCTGTCCCTGGCGCCGCCGCCCCGAGAGCGCCCGGCGTCGTCCTCCTCATCGCCCCTAGGCTGCTTCGAGCCGGCTGACCCCGAGGGGGCAGGGCTGCTGCTGCCACCGCCTGGGGGAGGCGGTGGCGgcgcgggaggcggcggcggcggcggcggggtgGGCGTCCCCGGGCTGCTCGTGGGCTCTGCCGGCGTTGGGGGCGACCCTAGCCTGAGCAGTCTGCCGGCCGGGGCCGCCCTGTGCCTCAAATACGGCGAGGGTGCGAGCCGGGGCTCGGTGGCCGAGAGCAGCGGCGGCGAGCAGAGCCCCGACGACGACAGCGACGGCCGCTGCGAGCTGGTGCTGCGGGCCGGAGTCGGCGACCCGCGGGCCTCCCCGGGCGCGGGAGGCGGCGGCGCCAAGGCGGCCGAGGGCTGCTCCAACGCCCACCTCCACGGCGGCGCCAGCGCCCCCCCGGGGGGTcccggcggtggcggcggcggcggcggcggcgggggtagcagcagcagcggcggcggcggcagcggtagcagcagcagcaagaaaTCCAAAGAGCAGAAGGCGCTGCGGCTCAACATCAACGCCCGGGAGCGCCGGCGGATGCACGACCTGAACGACGCGCTGGACGAGCTGCGCGCGGTCATCCCCTACGCGCACAGCCCCTCGGTGCGAAAGCTCTCCAAGATCGCCACGCTGCTGCTCGCCAAGAACTACATCCTCATGCAGGCGCAGGCCCTGGAGGAGATGCGGCGTCTTGTCGCCTACCTCAACCAGGGCCAGGCCATCTCGGCCGCGTCGCTGCCCAGCTCCGccgccgcggcggcggcggccgctgCCCTGCACCCGGCGCTTGGCGCCTATGAGCAGGCTGCCGGCTACCCGTTCAGCGCTGGGCTGCCCCCGGCCGCCTCCTGTCCGGAGAAGTGCGCCCTGTTTAACAGCGTCTCCTCCAGCCTCTGCAAACAGTGCACGGAGAAGCCTtaa